In Notamacropus eugenii isolate mMacEug1 chromosome 1, mMacEug1.pri_v2, whole genome shotgun sequence, one genomic interval encodes:
- the LOC140530052 gene encoding BOLA class I histocompatibility antigen, alpha chain BL3-7-like isoform X2, with the protein MTRPGLGKPRFLAVGYVDDQQFMSFDSDSPSQGLEPRVAWMERVEQEEPEFWERRSGICKAETQFFRGTLESLLSLNQSSGGVHTIQRLNGCEVSPDLTFQRGFIQYAYDGQDYLALDTETYKWTAAVPEAVNIKQKWEADGNIVKRWKAYLNEECVRRLKKYLEAGKETLMRKNPPSARVTRHTAPHGEVTLRCRAQDFYPKEISLIWLRDGEEQPQDTEFIETRPAGDGTFQKWADVVMTSGQEDKYTCQVQHEGLSEPLTLQWEPQSSPTWYIVGGIAAGLLLTAVIAGVEIWRRKHSGGKGGDYVPAADNDSPQGSDVSLTAKN; encoded by the exons ATGACCCGGCCCGGGCTAGGGAAGCCGCGGTTCCTCGCCGTGGGCTACGTGGACGATCAGCAGTTCATGAGCTTCGACAGCGACAGCCCGAGTCAGGGGCTGGAGCCGCGGGTGGCGTGGATGGAGCGGGTGGAGCAGGAGGAGCCGGAGTTCTGGGAGCGGAGGTCGGGGATCTGCAAGGCGGAGACACAGTTTTTCCGAGGGACCCTGGAGTCCTTGCTCAGCCTCAACCAGAGTTCGGGCG GCGTCCACACCATCCAGCGCTTGAATGGCTGCGAGGTGTCCCCCGACCTCACCTTCCAGCGCGGGTTTATCCAATACGCCTACGACGGGCAGGACTACTTGGCCCTGGACACGGAGACCTACAAGTGGACCGCAGCCGTGCCTGAGGCAGTAAACATTAAGCAAAAGTGGGAGGCGGACGGGAACATCGTGAAGAGATGGAAAGCCTACCTGAACGAGGAGTGCGTGCGGCGGCTGAAGAAATACCTGGAGGCTGGGAAGGAAACGCTGATGAGGAAAA ACCCACCCTCTGCCAGAGTGACCCGCCACACTGCCCCCCATGGGGAGGTGACCCTGCGATGTCGGGCCCAGGACTTTTACCCTAAGGAGATCTCCTTGATTTGgctgagggatggggaggaacaGCCCCAGGACACAGAGTTCATTGAGACCAGGCCTGCAGGAGATGGCACCTTCCAGAAGTGGGCAGATGTGGTCATGACCTCCGGCCAGGAAGACAAATATACCTGCCAAGTTCAGCATGAGGGGCTGTCTGAGCCCCTCACCCTGCAGTGGG agCCACAGTCATCACCCACCTGGTACATTGTAGGGGGCATTGCTGCTGGCCTCCTCCTCACTGCAGTCATTGCTGGAGTtgagatctggagaaggaagcatTCAG gtGGAAAAGGAGGTGATTATGTTCCAGCTGCAG ACAATGACAGTCCACAGGGGTCCGATGTCTCTCTCACAGCAAAAA attgA
- the LOC140530052 gene encoding class I histocompatibility antigen, Gogo-OKO alpha chain-like isoform X1, producing the protein MEASVGALLLLGTLALPETWAGPHSLRYFNTAMTRPGLGKPRFLAVGYVDDQQFMSFDSDSPSQGLEPRVAWMERVEQEEPEFWERRSGICKAETQFFRGTLESLLSLNQSSGGVHTIQRLNGCEVSPDLTFQRGFIQYAYDGQDYLALDTETYKWTAAVPEAVNIKQKWEADGNIVKRWKAYLNEECVRRLKKYLEAGKETLMRKNPPSARVTRHTAPHGEVTLRCRAQDFYPKEISLIWLRDGEEQPQDTEFIETRPAGDGTFQKWADVVMTSGQEDKYTCQVQHEGLSEPLTLQWEPQSSPTWYIVGGIAAGLLLTAVIAGVEIWRRKHSGGKGGDYVPAADNDSPQGSDVSLTAKN; encoded by the exons ATGGAGGCCTCTGTGGGCGCTCTCCTTCTGCTGGGGACCCTGGCCCTGCCGGAGACCTGGGCGG GCCCTCACTCCCTGAGGTATTTCAACACCGCCATGACCCGGCCCGGGCTAGGGAAGCCGCGGTTCCTCGCCGTGGGCTACGTGGACGATCAGCAGTTCATGAGCTTCGACAGCGACAGCCCGAGTCAGGGGCTGGAGCCGCGGGTGGCGTGGATGGAGCGGGTGGAGCAGGAGGAGCCGGAGTTCTGGGAGCGGAGGTCGGGGATCTGCAAGGCGGAGACACAGTTTTTCCGAGGGACCCTGGAGTCCTTGCTCAGCCTCAACCAGAGTTCGGGCG GCGTCCACACCATCCAGCGCTTGAATGGCTGCGAGGTGTCCCCCGACCTCACCTTCCAGCGCGGGTTTATCCAATACGCCTACGACGGGCAGGACTACTTGGCCCTGGACACGGAGACCTACAAGTGGACCGCAGCCGTGCCTGAGGCAGTAAACATTAAGCAAAAGTGGGAGGCGGACGGGAACATCGTGAAGAGATGGAAAGCCTACCTGAACGAGGAGTGCGTGCGGCGGCTGAAGAAATACCTGGAGGCTGGGAAGGAAACGCTGATGAGGAAAA ACCCACCCTCTGCCAGAGTGACCCGCCACACTGCCCCCCATGGGGAGGTGACCCTGCGATGTCGGGCCCAGGACTTTTACCCTAAGGAGATCTCCTTGATTTGgctgagggatggggaggaacaGCCCCAGGACACAGAGTTCATTGAGACCAGGCCTGCAGGAGATGGCACCTTCCAGAAGTGGGCAGATGTGGTCATGACCTCCGGCCAGGAAGACAAATATACCTGCCAAGTTCAGCATGAGGGGCTGTCTGAGCCCCTCACCCTGCAGTGGG agCCACAGTCATCACCCACCTGGTACATTGTAGGGGGCATTGCTGCTGGCCTCCTCCTCACTGCAGTCATTGCTGGAGTtgagatctggagaaggaagcatTCAG gtGGAAAAGGAGGTGATTATGTTCCAGCTGCAG ACAATGACAGTCCACAGGGGTCCGATGTCTCTCTCACAGCAAAAA attgA